A window of Zingiber officinale cultivar Zhangliang chromosome 5A, Zo_v1.1, whole genome shotgun sequence contains these coding sequences:
- the LOC121981053 gene encoding brefeldin A-inhibited guanine nucleotide-exchange protein 5-like isoform X2, which produces MAGAAAAGFITRSFEAMLKECAGKKYPDLQSAVQACLDNMKETKQEVAFDENKHVAIPAWEERDDRDALAKEGDRDGLAASTGNNSVTKSQEISEPIIVALANAGHTLDGAQTEVILKPLRLAFESKNIKLLKLALDCIHKLIAYDHLEGDPGLDGGKNASLFTDILNMVCGCVDNSSSDSTIVQVLQALLTAVSSMRFRVHGDPLLGVIKVCYDIALNSKSLVNQATSKAMLTQMISIVFRRMETDQVPVSSIAHAAIPASFTSSENVEKSSDATDEKNTVADALPKKHENDASPRLEEFQNLASGADIKGLEAALDQTVQLEDGKKVSGVESTSVVQNDALLLFRTLCKMGMKEEGAEVATKTRLLSLELLQGLLEGVDYSFTKNFHFIDSVKAYLSYALLRASVSSSPVVFQYATGIFAVLLLRFRECLKGEIGIFFPLIVLKSLESNENVLSQRTSVLRMLEKVCKDSQMLADIFVNYDCDLQAPNLFERTVNALSKIAQGTVTIDPNSITATQIASAKGSSLQSLVSVLKSLVDWEKLKGESAKHGNIVQSLEAEVSATDTASINDQKNTDDGLNQFEKAKAHKSTMEAALLEFNRKPAKGIQFLLANKLVEGKASSIAQFLKSTPNLDKAMIGEYLGQHEELPLAVMNAYVDSMKFSGLKFDTSIREFLTGFRLPGEAQKIDRIMEKFAERFCADNPGLFKNADTAYVLAYAVLMLNTDAHNPMVWPKMSKSDFILMNSVNDVEECAPKELLEEIYDSIVKEEIKMKDDTPDASKSSRGRPESEESGHLVNILNLSLPKKKFGFDTKVESEKIKKQIQIFFRNKGEKRGVFYTAEQVELVRPMLEAVGWPLLATFSVTMEEGDNKPRVILCMEGISAGIHLTRVLGMDTMCYAFLTSLVRFTFLHVPKEMQSKNVEALRTLLILCDMDTDSLQDTWNAVLECVSRLEYITSTPSIAITVMQGSNQTSRDAVLQSLKELAGKPAEQVFVNSVKLPSDSIVEFFTALCSVSAEELKQTPARVFSLQKLVEISYYNMARIRLVWARIWSVLAQHFISVGSHHEEKVAMYAIDSLRQLSMKYLERAELTNFTFQNDILKPFVILMRISHNEKIRSLIVDCIVQMIKSKVGSIKSGWRSVFMIFTAAADDESESIVESAFENVEQVILEHFDQVVGDCFMDCVNCFIHFANNKSSPRISLKAIALLRICEDRLAEGFIPGGALNPVDGGLESNFDVTEHYLFPMLAGLSDLTLDPRLEVRNCALEVLFDLLNERGKKFSSTFWESIFHRILFPIFDHVRHAGREGIVSTNEEWLRETSIHSLQLLCNLFNTFYTEVSFMLPPLLGFLLDCAKKTDQSVVSISLGALVHLIEVGGHQFSDGDWDTLLKSIRDASYMTQPLELLNSLGFVNSKNQTILSKDSEAEDGGSTVKTINENRKDEMVLDNQSLVDTEESGKSISSTKDHLGSNLQANLEESNGLPSPSGGLPKPTEAADFQRSQTFGQRIMDNLLRNLTSKSKNGTNDVDTASPTKNPFLMIMMKMKIQ; this is translated from the exons ATGGCAGGCGCCGCAGCTGCTGGGTTCATCACGAGGTCCTTCGAGGCCATGCTCAAGGAGTGCGCGGGGAAGAAGTACCCCGACCTGCAGAGCGCCGTGCAGGCTTGTCTAG ACAACATGAAGGAAACCAAACAAGAGGTGGCTTTTGATGAGAATAAACATGTTGCAATACCGGCTTGGGAAGAAAg AGATGATCGTGATGCTTTGGCGAAAGAAGGGGATCGTGATGGTCTGGCTGCCTCTACTGGAAACAATAGTGTCACTAAGTCTCAGGAAATCAGTGAACCTATTATAGTAGCTTTAGCAAATGCTGGGCACACCTTAGACGGGGCTCAAACTGAAGTTATCTTAAAGCCACTGAGGCTCGCATTTGAGtcaaaaaatataaaacttttgAAGCTTGCACTTGACTGTATCCAT AAACTCATAGCCTATGATCATTTAGAAGGTGATCCTGGACTGGATGGTGGCAAAAATGCTTCATTATTTACAGATATACTCAACATGGTCTGTGGCTGTGTTGATAATTCTTCATCGGATAG CACCATAGTTCAAGTTTTGCAGGCGCTTCTTACTGCTGTATCTTCAATGAGGTTCAGAG TTCATGGAGACCCATTGCTGGGAGTGATTAAAGTATGCTATGACATTGCTCTCAACAG TAAGAGTTTAGTAAATCAGGCAACATCAAAAGCAATGCTAACCCAAATGATCAGTATTGTGTTTCGGCGAATGGAAACTGATCAG GTTCCTGTATCTAGTATTGCACATGCTGCCATTCCAGCTAGCTTCACCAGCTCTGAGAATGTAGAAAAATCTAGTGATGCAACAGATGAGAAAAATACTGTGGCAGATGCATTACCCAAGAAGCATGAAAATGATGCATCTCCTCGTTTGGAGGAATTTCAGAATCTGGCTAGCGGTGCTGACATCAAG GGTTTAGAGGCTGCTCTTGACCAAACTGTTCAACTTGAGGATGGAAAGAAAGTTTCAGG TGTAGAGAGCACGAGTGTGGTGCAAAATGATGCTTTGTTGCTGTTTCGCACTCTGTGCAAG ATGGGGATGAAAGAAGAGGGTGCTGAGGTGGCCACCAAGACGAGACTATTGTCTCTTGAGCTTTTGCAG GGTTTGCTGGAAGGAGTTGACTATTCCTTTACGAAAAATTTCCATTTTATTGACTCAGTTAAGGCATATCTTTCATATGCTTTGTTGCGAGCTTCTGTTTCTTCTTCCCCAGTGGTTTTTCAG TATGCAACTGGAATATTTGCTGTTCTTTTGCTCCGTTTTAGAGAATGTCTTAAG GGAGAAATTGGCATCTTTTTTCCATTGATCGTTTTAAAATCATTGGAAAGTAATGAGAATGTGCTTAGCCAAAGGACAAGTGTTCTCCG GATGCTTGAGAAAGTATGCAAGGACTCCCAAATGCTTGCAGACATATTCGTTAACTATGATTGTGATCTTCAGGCACCAAACCTTTTTGAACGCACG GTAAATGCATTATCAAAGATAGCCCAAGGAACTGTAACTATTGATCCCAACTCAATTACTGCAACACAGATTGCTTCTGCTAAAGGTTCATCACTTCAG AGCTTGGTGAGTGTGCTCAAATCACTGGTTGATTGGGAAAAGCTTAAAGGAGAATCTGCTAAGCATGGTAATATTGTTCAGTCTCTTGAAGCGGAAGTTTCAGCTACAGATACTGCTTCAATTAATGACCAGAAGAATACTGATGATGGATTAAACCAATTTGAGAAGGCTAAAGCTCACAAATCCACAATGGAAGCAGCCCTCTTAGAG TTCAACCGAAAGCCAGCAAAAGGGATACAATTTCTATTGGCTAATAAGTTGGTTGAGGGTAAAGCTTCTTCAATTGCTCAATTCCTGAAGAGCACACCTAATTTGGATAAG GCAATGATTGGTGAATATTTAGGCCAGCATGAGGAACTTCCTCTTGCTGTTATGAATGCATATGTTGATTCCATGAAGTTCTCAGGATTGAAGTTTGATACTTCAATTCGTGAATTCCTAACAGGATTTCGACTTCCTGGTGAAGCACAAAAAATTGATCGAATCATGGAAAAGTTTGCTGAGCG TTTTTGTGCTGATAATCCTGGACTTTTCAAGAATGCGGATACTGCTTATGTTCTTGCTTATGCAGTTTTAATGTTAAATACAGATGCTCACAATCCAATGGTTTGGCCGAAAATGTCAAAATCTGATTTTATACTCATGAACTCTGTAAATGATGTGGAAGAGTGTGCACCAAAGGAGCTCCTAGAGGAGATATATGATTCAATTGTAAAAGAAGAGATAAAGATGAAGGATGATACACCTGATGCATCTAAAAGCAGCAGAGGGAGGCCAGAAAGTGAAGAGAGTGGCCATCTTGTAAATATTCTCAATTTATCTCTTCCTAAAAAGAAATTTGGGTTTGATACTAAAGTAGAAAGtgagaaaataaagaaacaaattCAGATCTTTTTCAGAAATAAAGGCGAAAAAAGGGGTGTCTTCTATACAGCTGAGCAGGTTGAACTAGTTAGACCAATGCTTGAAGCTGTGGGGTGGCCTCTTCTTGCAACATTTTCTGTAACAATGGAGGAAGGAGATAATAAGCCTAGGGTTATTCTTTGCATGGAAGGTATTAGTGCTGGCATACATCTAACACGTGTTCTTGGGATGGATACAATGTGTTATGCTTTCCTAACATCATTAGTACG ATTTACATTCTTGCATGTTCCAAAGGAGATGCAAAGTAAAAATGTGGAAGCATTGCGAACACTGCTTATTCTATGTGATATGGACACTGATTCACTACAGGACACCTGGAATGCTGTCTTGGAATGTGTATCGCGGCTAGAATATATCACTTCAACCCCATCCATTGCTATAACTGTGATGCAGGGTTCAAATCAAACTTCAAGGGATGCAGTTCTTCAGTCTCTTAAAGAGTTGGCTGGAAAACCAGCAGAGCAAGTTTTTGTAAACAGTGTAAAATTGCCTAGTGATTCCATTGTGGAGTTCTTTACTGCTCTTTGTAGTGTTTCTGCTGAAGAGTTGAAACAAACACCTGCCCGAGTCTTCAGCTTACAAAAGCTTGTTGAGATAAGCTATTACAATATGGCTCGCATTCGGCTG GTATGGGCTAGAATATGGTCTGTCTTGGCCCAGCACTTCATTTCTGTTGGTAGCCATCATGAGGAAAAAGTTGCTATGTATGCCATCGATTCACTGAGACAACTTAGTATGAAGTATTTGGAACGCGCTGAATTGACCAACTTCACCTTTCAAAATGACATTTTGAAGCCTTTTGTCATTCTTATGCGGATTAGCCACAATGAAAAAATACGCAGCCTAATTGTTGATTGCATTGTTCAG ATGATTAAATCAAAGGTGGGCAGCATTAAATCAGGTTGGCGGAGCGTGTTCATGATCTTCACTGCAGCAGCAGATGATGAATCCGAATCAATAGTTGAAAGTGCATTTGAAAATGTTGAACAGG TTATCTTGGAGCACTTTGACCAGGTTGTTGGTGACTGCTTTATGGATTGTGTGAATTGCTTCATTCATTTTGCCAATAACAAAAGCTCTCCTCGCATTAGCTTGAAGGCTATTGCCCTTCTCCGTATATGTGAAGATCGCCTTGCTGAG GGCTTTATACCTGGTGGAGCCCTCAACCCAGTGGATGGTGGTCTCGAATCAAACTTTGATGTAACAGAGCATTACTTGTTTCCTATGTTAGCTGGTTTATCTGATCTAACATTGGACCCTAGATTAGAAGTTCGAAACTGTGCACTGGAGGTGCTATTTGATTTGCTGAACGAGAGGGGAAAGAAATTTTCTTCTACTTTCTGGGAGAGCATTTTTCATAGGATCCTATTTCCTATATTTGACCATGTACGACATGCTGGTAGAGAGGGCATTGTCTCCACTAATGAGGAATGGCTTCGGGAAACCAGTATCCATTCACTCCAGTTGCTCTGTAACCTTTTCAATACTTTCTACACG GAAGTTTCTTTTATGCTACCACCACTTCTGGGTTTTCTTCTTGATTGTGCCAAGAAAACAGATCAGAGTGTGGTTTCCATCTCGCTGGGAGCTCTTGTACATCTCATTGAGGTCGGGGGCCATCAATTTAGTGATGGAGATTGGGATACTTTGTTAAAAAGCATTAG AGATGCATCCTACATGACTCAACCTCTTGAGCTTCTTAATTCTTTGGGATTTGTAAACTCAAAGAACCAGACTATTCTATCAAAAGATTCAGAAGCTGAAGATGGTGGCAGTACAGTTAAAACTATTAATGAGAATAGGAAGGATGAAATGGTCTTGGATAATCAATCATTAGTTGATACTGAAGAATCTGGAAAATCAATCAGCTCGACTAAGGATCATCTTGGTAGCAATCTTCAAGCCAACTTAGAGGAATCTAATG GCCTTCCATCACCATCAGGTGGCCTGCCGAAGCCTACTGAAGCTGCAGATTTCCAGCGTAGTCAAACATTTGGTCAGAGGATTATGGATAATCTTCTTCGAAATCTCACTTCAAAATCAAAAAATGGCACAAATGACGTTGACACTGCTTCACCTACAAAG AACCCATTCCTGATGATAATGATGAAGATGAAAATCCAATGA